CTCGGGTTGTAGAGCATCCGGTGGCCGTCCTGGGTGCCGACCCGGCCCTGGACCTCGAGCGCGCGGCCGGGGCCGATCCCGGCGATCCGGCGGCGCCCCAGCCAGATCACGGTGATCGTGCCGGTGCCGTCGTACAGCTCGGCCTCGAGGGCGGGTACGCCGCCGCGCGGGCGCAGGGTCACGGTGCGCAGGGTGCCGCGCAGCCGCACCGGCTCCCGGTCGGGCGCGTCGCCGATGCACAGCACGCCGTCGCCGCTGAAGGTCTTGCGCAGGTCGCGGGCCTCGGCCTCGTCCGGGTTGGCCCACCTGCTGATGGTGCGCCGCAGGCGGCTCTTCGTGCGCATGGGTGGCCTCGTCCCGTCCTCGGTCAGGTGGCCGGGACGGCCCGGGGCGTCGCGC
This region of Nocardioides sp. L-11A genomic DNA includes:
- a CDS encoding OB-fold nucleic acid binding domain-containing protein, with product MRTKSRLRRTISRWANPDEAEARDLRKTFSGDGVLCIGDAPDREPVRLRGTLRTVTLRPRGGVPALEAELYDGTGTITVIWLGRRRIAGIGPGRALEVQGRVGTQDGHRMLYNPRYELL